Proteins from a genomic interval of Macadamia integrifolia cultivar HAES 741 unplaced genomic scaffold, SCU_Mint_v3 scaffold69, whole genome shotgun sequence:
- the LOC122069695 gene encoding protein NTM1-like 9, with protein MAVLSLESLPLGFRFRPTDEELVNHYLRLKINGRDSDVQVIPEIDVCKWEPWDLPDLSVIKTDDPEWFFFCPRDRKYPNGSRSNRATEAGYWKATGKDRTIKSRTNLIGMKKTLVFYKGRAPKGKRTNWIMHEYRPTEKNLDGTNAGQAAFVLCRLFRKSDERVENSNCDEIEPSGSSPTKSSPDEIQSSLALVESTPESDMQVGKQPAGIERWLDDKSDNVNSDICTSNMASDFEDHDQDATTTEVDPQLVEDLKFFCDPSFTEPLDWKVFSPLQSEMFSGQGLPYMNSPFADNFGNNNSGQGFQDGTSEQDVSISEFLDAVINNEGYSFEESISSKNSAPRSEATVSPVIQQPKYDDGSGRVSMILASEWPSSFGKDSGSSSDTDTEAAQLQMEALNGFFQNDSFVLPDSTMQSIGKSTSQKNSVKNGGGPIDTGIKIRTRQAQQQSGPHNLSTQGTAPRRIRLQTQFSCRGTMCNKAMASSCEEEHEVKPKVVEAIFGLDSSTVDKPEGGEILDHSGIAEELKAKLRLRSRGDTVKVSNQFGVLLVRRRSNSSAVYIVCVAVLIFLVIVCISVWGRLTS; from the exons ATGGCTGTATTGTCTTTGGAATCTCTACCATTAGGATTTCGTTTCCGTCCCACAGACGAAGAACTTGTGAATCACTATTTACGTCTCAAAATTAACGGGAGGGATTCCGATGTTCAAGTAATTCCTGAGATCGATGTTTGTAAGTGGGAGCCTTGGGATTTGCCTG ATTTATCGGTTATTAAGACGGATGATCCTGAGTGGTTCTTCTTCTGCCCTCGTGATAGAAAGTATCCCAACGGTAGTCGATCCAACAGAGCCACTGAAGCCGGCTACTGGAAAGCTACTGGTAAGGATCGCACTATCAAGTCTCGCACGAACTTGATCGGTATGAAAAAGACCTTGGTTTTCTACAAGGGTCGTGCTCCTAAAGGTAAGAGGACCAACTGGATAATGCACGAGTATCGGCCCACCGAGAAGAACCTTGATGGCACAAACGCTGGCCAG GCTGCTTTTGTCCTCTGTCGTCTATTCAGGAAGTCTGATGAGAGGGTTGAAAATTCAAACTGTGATGAAATTGAACCTTCTGGTTCATCTCCTACCAAGTCTTCTCCTGATGAAATACAGTCATCGCTAGCATTGGTTGAATCAACTCCAGAGTCAGATATGCAGGTTGGAAAACAACCGGCAGGTATTGAGAGGTGGCTGGATGATAAGTCTGACAATGTTAACTCTGACATTTGCACTAGCAATATGGCTTCCGATTTTGAAGATCATGACCAAGATGCTACCACTACTGAG GTTGATCCGCAGCTTGTGGAGGATTTAAAGTTCTTTTGTGACCCATCTTTTACTGAGCCATTAGATTGGAAGGTTTTCTCCCCTTTGCAGTCAGAGATGTTTTCTGGCCAGGGTCTTCCATACATGAATTCCCCCTTTGCTGATAACTTTGGCAATAACAATAGTGGTCAGGGTTTTCAAGATGGCACAAGTGAGCAGGATGTTTCTATCTCTGAATTCTTGGATGCTGTCATCAATAACGAAGGCTATTCCTTTGAAGAATCAATCAGTTCGAAGAATTCAGCTCCAAGGAGTGAGGCAACTGTTAGTCCTGTAATTCAGCAGCCTAAATATGATGATGGCTCTGGTAGAGTTTCCATGATTTTGGCCAGTGAATGGCCATCTTCCTTTGGCAAGGACAGTGGATCGAGCAGTGATACAGATACTGAAGCAGCACAATTGCAG ATGGAAGCTTTGAACGGTTTCTTCCAGAATGACTCTTTTGTGCTTCCTGACTCTACTATGCAGAGCATTGGGAAGTCTACCAGTCAGAAGAACTCTGTCAAAAATGGTGGTGGTCCTATTGACACTGGAATCAAGATAAGGACTCGTCAAGCACAACAACAATCAGGTCCCCACAACTTGTCAACGCAGGGCACTGCTCCGAGGAGGATCCGTTTACAGACGCAGTTTTCCTGCAGGGGGACAATGTGCAACAAGGCAATGGCATCAAGTTGCGAAGAGGAACATGAAGTTAAGCCAAAAGTTGTTGAG GCTATTTTTGGTTTGGACTCTTCTACAGTCGATAAGCCAGAGGGAGGGGAAATACTGGATCATTCTGGCATTGCTGAAGAACTCAAGGCGAAGCTCCGGTTGAGATCAAGAGGTGACACTGTAAAGGTCAGCAACCAATTTGGGGTGCTACTTGTGCGTCGTCGTTCAAATTCATCAGCTGTTTATATTGTTTGTGTAGCTGTACTTATATTCCTTGTTATAGTTTGTATTTCGGTATGGGGAAGGCTAACATCTTGA
- the LOC122069705 gene encoding uncharacterized protein LOC122069705, with protein sequence MDLVYDSLSSNDTNKRSKNQMWDSDMDRTLFEFLDAQVAEGNKSQNGFKDATYVQASHVINSAHGLSVNKENIRNRVKSVKKVYRTLYAIVNTSGFGWNSELKQLTYHEDSVWNSYILEHPKAKYYKNKKFEFFDIWENIFGEDFATGQWARNRKARDNDQSHSQARGGDPMNFDDNAMESNTNVVGGDSQDPRTSPVREGPSGNRYTPRPKKQKQSVDFDQLAIIAEGIKDLAAALREPPKQPSPYQMDLTPILHAIREIPDISDVMASRSFEYLSANPVQANIFMSYDVSHRADFLWRHWHSQDPNG encoded by the exons atgGATCTTGTATATGACTCTTTATCATCTAATGACACCaacaaaagaagcaaaaatCAGATGTGGGATTCGGATATGGATAGAACTTTATTTGAGTTCCTAGATGCCCAAGTTGCAGAGGGCAACAAGTCCCAAAATGGATTCAAGGATGCAACATATGTGCAAGCATCGCATGTTATTAATTCTGCCCATGGATTGAGTGTTAACAaagagaatattcgaaatcgaGTAAAAAGTGTAAAGAAGGTCTATAGGACCCTCTATGCTATCGTCAACACTAGTGGGTTTGGCTGGAATTCTGAACTCAAGCAGCTAACATATCATGAAGATAGCGTGTGGAACTCCTACATATTA GAGCACCCCAAAGCCAAGTACtacaaaaacaagaaatttgAGTTCTTTGATATTTGGGAGAACATTTTTGGTGAGGACTTCGCAACTGGCCAGTGGGCTAGAAATCGAAAGGCACGTGATAATGACCAAAGTCATTCACAGGCAAGAGGTGGGGATCCAATGAACTTTGATGACAATGCCATGGAGTCGAACACGAATGTGGTAGGTGGAGACTCACAAGATCCAAGGACATCACCTGTTAGAGAGGGGCCTAGTGGAAATCGATATACTCCAAggccaaaaaaacagaaacaaagtGTTGATTTTGATCAACTAGCCATCATTGCTGAAGGCATCAAGGATTTGGCAGCTGCACTTCGAGAACCACCCAAGCAACCCAGCCCTTATCAGATGGATTTGACACCTATCCTCCATGCCATACGAGAGATCCCTGATATTTCTGATGTCATGGCTAGTAGGTCTTTTGAATACTTGAGTGCAAATCCAGTGCAAGCTAATATATTTATGTCATATGATGTCTCACACAGGGCAGACTTTCTTTGGAGGCATTGGCATTCGCAAGACCCCAATGGATAG
- the LOC122069684 gene encoding uncharacterized protein LOC122069684, translated as MVKSMTITLTLLFFSVRQTELKTSIHLPVLRMISLICVLINRVCQQQTDEALINLGCQCRGGLANVHLSCIEIWFRTKGSNKCEICQQVAVNVPPPESQTNYWVWRVGPAFRESSVAQGRERGCFNPLWVAFSILIGGLLLDVLISISLGVSALPVNIIIGVLIVLGLGTALRLALECCHEWSLRRVVQRVETNVDASYHPAV; from the exons ATGGTAAAGTCTATGACCATTACCCTGACCCTACTATTTTTTTCAGTACGCCAAACAGAACTCAAAACATCTATACATCTGCCTGTTTTGAGAATGATTTCCTTGATTTGTGTGTTAATTAACAGAGTCTGTCAGCAGCAAACAGATGAGGCTTTGATAAATCTTGGATGTCAATGTCGAGGTGGGCTTGCAAATGTGCACCTGTCCTGCATAGAAATTTGGTTTCGTACTAAAGGTTCAAATAAATGCGAGATATGCCA GCAAGTAGCTGTGAATGTGCCACCCCCAGAATCCCAG ACAAATTATTGGGTTTGGAGGGTTGGACCAGCCTTTAGAGAGTCTAGTGTTGCACAAGGACGTGAAAGG GGTTGCTTCAATCCACTATGGGTGGCTTTCTCAATACTTATTGGGGGTCTCCTACTAGATGTGCTGATATCCATTTCCCTTGGTGTCTCTGCGCTGCCTGTGAACATTATAATTG GTGTTCTCATCGTACTAGGACTTGGAACTGCGCTTCGGCTTGCACTGGAGTGCTGCCATGAGTGGAGTTTGAGAAGAGTTGTGCAAAGGGTGGAAACAAATGTTGACGCAAGCTACCATCCTGCGGTGTAG